From a single Solanum dulcamara chromosome 4, daSolDulc1.2, whole genome shotgun sequence genomic region:
- the LOC129884299 gene encoding uncharacterized protein LOC129884299, translating to MIQQCLVTTQSMKKSYVDRRVREVSFPIGERVLLKVSPTKDVMRFGMKRKHISRFIVIFEVLEKYGEVDYKLTLSINLLVVPLVFHVSMLKRYHHDDSHVIQWDSISFDQDLSFEEEPIAILDR from the coding sequence ATGATTCAACAGTGCCTAGTGACTACCCAGAGTATGAAGAAGAGTTATGTTGATAGGCGTGTTCGTGAGGTGTCATTTCCTATTGGTGAGCGAGTGTTGCTTAAGGTGTCGCCCACTAAggatgtgatgagatttgggatgAAAAGAAAGCACATTTCGAGGTTTATTGTCATTTTTGAGGTGTTAGAAAAGTATGGAGAGGTGGATTATAAGTTGACCTTATCCATAAACCTTTTAGTTGTTCCTCTTGTGTTTCATGTATCGATGCTTAAGCGGTACCATCACGATGACTCTCATGTGATTCAATGGGACTCAATTTCTTTTGATCAGGATTtgtcttttgaggaggagcctattgCTATCTTGGATAGATAG